In Babylonia areolata isolate BAREFJ2019XMU chromosome 19, ASM4173473v1, whole genome shotgun sequence, a single window of DNA contains:
- the LOC143293347 gene encoding uncharacterized protein LOC143293347 yields the protein MSCSMASCGEGLVWCGCHEVWCGCHGVWYWSGVVWVSQGVVWVSWGVVLVWCGVGVKRCVVGVMGCGVGVTRCGVGVVGCGVGVMRCGVGVTRCGVGVMGCGIGLVWCGCHKVWCGCHGVWYWSGVVWVSRGVVWVSWGVVWVSRGVVWVSWGMVLVWCGVGVTRCGVGVMGCGVGVMGCGVWCGCHEVWCGCHEVWCGCRGVWYWSGVVWVSQGVVWVSWGVVLVWCGVGVMGCGVGVMGCGVGVTRCGVGVVGCGVGVMGVWCRCHEVWCGCRGVWYWSGVVWVSWGVVWVSWGVVWVSQGVVWVSWGVVWVSRGVV from the exons atGTCGTGTAGCATGGCGTCGTGTGGTGagggtctggtgtggtgtgggtgtcacgaggtgtggtgtgggtgtcatgGGGTGTGGTattggtctggtgtggtgtgggtgtcacaaggtgtggtgtgggtgtcatgGGGTGTGGTattggtctggtgtggtgtgggtgtcaagaggtgtgttgtgggtgtcatggggtgtggtgtgggtgtcacgaggtgtggtgtgggtgtcgtggggtgtggtgtgggtgtcatgaggtgtggtgtgggtgtcacgaggtgtggtgtgggtgtcatgGGGTGTGGTattggtctggtgtggtgtgggtgtcacaaggtgtggtgtgggtgtcatgGGGTGTGGTattggtctggtgtggtgtgggtgtcaagaggtgtggtgtgggtgtcatggggtgtggtgtgggtgtcacgaggtgtggtgtgggtgtcgtgGGGTATGGTattggtctggtgtggtgtgggtgtcacgaggtgtggtgtgggtgtcatggggtgtggtgtgggtgtcatggggtgtggggtgtggtgtgggtgtcatgaggtgtggtgtgg gtgtcacgaggtgtggtgtgggtgtcgtgGGGTGTGGTattggtctggtgtggtgtgggtgtcacaaggtgtggtgtgggtgtcgtgGGGTGTGGTattggtctggtgtggtgtgggtgtcatggggtgtggtgtgggtgtcatggggtgtggtgtaggtgtcacgaggtgtggtgtgggtgtcgtggggtgtggtgtgggtgtcatgggggtgtggtgtaggtgtcacgaggtgtggtgtgggtgtcgtgGGGTGTGGTattggtctggtgtggtgtgggtgtcatggggtgtggtgtgggtgtcatggggtgtggtgtgggtgtcacaaggtgtggtgtgggtgtcatggggtgtggtgtgggtgtcacgaggtgtggtgtag
- the LOC143293348 gene encoding uncharacterized protein LOC143293348, with amino-acid sequence MSVFIDGATLSSLLYSHVNSEGNQEGVLLGQVVRQVKEHISDSQINNSQLHTFTYVASHIPWPSGDRVYSRGGVPFMDRIAALLGDSHTHEEVVGWYSFRRNSTLRMSMKERTLHKHLEAAFCPQHSQQFLFLMCVHSCSSQHSTHSMDHLFATLAPGAGTVKKLSVSVTNLGDTVHTQYQTLAHSATTQSSAVQHILHSYRSQFVSPAGDMLEVEKINDMSVALNKDLQELCQQVSESERQAGELEREVVQLREELSHREEGRLREELSHREEGRLREELSHREEGRLREELSHREEGERRPGVQRGGEKGVYPKLGGGESGEGERPSVDDLLSLAPTVDLCPLPSAPACSLDSAPPDATAPSLLQSVVDTISHVEEEVGGTDTPPQGSSQQCPSDHILTPIVTSTVTPSAGCAAPQSTEPLSHSVLSKAVSGSVLSKAVSGSVLSKAVSGSVHSKVVSGSVHSKAVSGSVLSKAVSGSVQSRVCRGGKAGMSTAVSSSKDHFSFVDNLLTSEGGTAGRKSTATVATGATLTYSPRTTRSHTKGPTPSSCPKDRPKARNSPTRGTAAQLKRGGSPKADGKARAGSPKADGKARAGSAGPGSGDKRRAKVDSGLTEDRTSTNRDSKATKSVGTAGHDAHASIKLDPASCVGGVPKNVCGQGVAGSDSEGEKVDGGPEDAAKNGTLDSLHQDTDAPHSLSPVF; translated from the exons ATGTGGCGTCCCACATCCCGTGGCCCAGTGGGGACAGGGTGTATAGCAGGGGAGGAGTTCCATTCATGGACAGGATCGCTGCTCTGCTGGGGGACAGCCACACACATGAG gaggtggtggggtggtacaGTTTCCGGCGGAACTCGACGCTGCGCATGTCGATGAAGGAACGCACGCTGCATAAACACCTGGAGGCGGCCTTCTGTCCCCAGCACAGCCAGCAGTTTCTCTTCCTGATGTGTGTGCACTCCTGTTCCAGTCAGCACTCCACTCACTCTATGGACCACCTCTTCGCAACCCTGGCTCCTGGTGCTGG GACGGTGAAGAAGCTGTCGGTGTCGGTGACCAACCTGGGGGACACAGTCCACACACAGTACCAGACCCTGGCCCACTCTGCCACCACCCAGTCCTCCGCTGTTCAACACATCCTGCACTCCTACAG GTCACAGtttgtctcccctgctggggaCATGCTGGAAGTGGAGAAGATCAATGACATGTCTGTAGCTCTCAACAAGGACCTGCAG gagctGTGTCAGCAGGTGTCAGAGAGTGAGCGGCAGGCAGGAGAGCTGGAGAGGGAGGTTGTACAACTGAGGGAAGAGCTGTCCCACAGGGAGGAGGGACGACTGAGGGAAGAGCTGTCCCACAGGGAGGAGGGACGACTGAGGGAAGAGCTGTCCCACAGGGAGGAGGGACGACTGAGGGAAGAGCTGTCCcacagggaggagggagagaggagaccaGGGgtgcagagagggggggagaagggggtgtacCCCAAGCtaggtggaggggagagtggggagggggagaggccaAGCGTGGACGATCTGCTGTCTCTGGCCCCGACCGTGGACCTGTGCCCTCTGCCCTCTGCCCCGGCCTGCTCACTGGACAGTGCCCCCCCTGACGCCACTGCCCCCTCCCTGCTGCAGTCTGTGGTGGACACCATCAGtcatgtggaggaggaggtgggggggacagacacaccTCCCCAGGGCAGCAGCCAGCAGTGTCCCAGTGACCACATCCTCACCCCCATTGTCACCTCCACCGTCACTCCGAGTGCAGGTTGTGCTGCCCCCCAGTCCACTGAACCCCTGTCCCACTCAGTGCTCAGCAAGGCAGTGTCAGGGTCAGTGCTCAGCAAGGCAGTGTCAGGGTCAGTGCTCAGCAAGGCAGTGTCAGGGTCAGTGCACAGCAAGGTTGTGTCAGGGTCAGTGCACAGCAAGGCAGTGTCAGGGTCAGTGCTCAGCAAGGCAGTGTCAGGGTCAGTGCAGTCCAGGGTGTGCAGGGGAGGGAAGGCAGGCATGTccacagcagtcagcagcagcaagGATCACTTTTCCTTTGTGGACAACCTGCTGACGTCAGAGGGCGGGACGGCTGGCCGGAAGAGCACGGCCACAGTGGCCACTGGGGCCACCCTCACCTACAGCCCCCGCACCACCCGCTCCCACACCAAGgggcccaccccctcctcctgccccaaaGACAGGCCCAAAGCCAGGAACTCTCCCACACGCGGAACAGCTGCCCAGCTGAAGCGAGGGGGATCCCCCAAGGCTGATGGGAAGGCCAGGGCAGGGTCTCCCAAGGCTGATGGGAAGGCCAGGGCAGGGTCTGCAGGCCCAGGGAGTGGCGACAAGCGGCGGGCCAAAGTGGACAGTGGGCTGACTGAGGATCGAACCAGCACCAACAGAGACTCCAAAGCCACAAAGTCTGTAGGCACTGCTGGCCATGACGCTCATGCTAGCATCAAGCTGGATCCAGCCAGCTGTGTGGGGGGTGTTCCCAAAAACGTGTGTGGTCAGGGTGTGGCCGGGAGTGACAGTGAAGGTGAGAAGGTGGACGGTGGTCCTGAAGACGCTGCCAAGAATGGAACTCTGGACTCTCTGCACCAGGACACTGACGCCCCCCACTCCTTGTCTCCAGTgttctga